A portion of the Eubacterium maltosivorans genome contains these proteins:
- a CDS encoding YbhB/YbcL family Raf kinase inhibitor-like protein yields the protein MIVTSTGIVNGIIEDKYGKRGSQFNENGMPTYSLPLKIEDAPEGTKSFALVLEDKDAFPVTGGFSWIHWTAANITRNELLENESQTATDFVQGANSCMSIQGGRQSRALSSFYGGMAPPNAPHIYEIHVYALNTLLELENGFYYNELYRQMEGHVLDQVTIKGTYRD from the coding sequence ATGATTGTAACAAGCACTGGAATTGTCAACGGCATTATTGAGGACAAATACGGAAAACGCGGCAGCCAGTTTAACGAAAACGGTATGCCGACATATTCCTTACCGCTGAAAATTGAGGACGCACCAGAAGGCACAAAATCCTTTGCGCTGGTTCTGGAGGATAAGGACGCTTTCCCTGTCACAGGCGGCTTTTCATGGATTCACTGGACGGCGGCAAACATTACGCGTAATGAGCTTCTGGAAAATGAGAGCCAGACTGCCACGGATTTTGTCCAAGGTGCGAACAGCTGCATGAGTATCCAGGGAGGCAGACAGAGCAGAGCGTTGTCGTCCTTTTACGGAGGTATGGCGCCGCCGAACGCGCCGCATATCTACGAAATCCATGTGTATGCCCTGAATACGCTGCTGGAATTGGAAAACGGCTTTTATTACAACGAGCTGTACCGCCAGATGGAAGGCCATGTTTTAGATCAGGTCACCATCAAGGGGACATACAGAGATTGA
- a CDS encoding penicillin-binding transpeptidase domain-containing protein, with translation MKADGKKIKMAVGIAALVVIVAALALAAYRSVNTPERALERYFKAVEERDYVKMYLLISDDSKKLISREDFITRNKNIYEGIEARDLKLEVMSVEKIDSKQQQAYYNLKMETVAGVLANPGNVRLRKDTFFGEYRLVWNSAVILPGLSETTKVSVTTTAAERGSILDKDGNMLAGPGTAPSVGFVPGKINAETRAADLAAVAGILGITTEDIEDALSASWVTEEIYVPVKTLPEIDAGLEAALLQVPGVMIGEAAVRSYPYGEKAAHLTGYIGAITAEELEARKGEGDYRDTSIVGKSGLEKIFDRQLRGKDGGAITVNDTSSDGIKTSRVLCESSPVKGFDVQTTIDTGLQTALYDQLARDKSAAAAIDPKNGAVLALVSTPSYNPNAFILGMSHAEKDSLNSDPDNPLLNRFVKVYAPGELIQPATLEAGVKTGEEYVEQLKKLGFGEALPFDFTMEVSKISENGTIDGDLTAAGNGTTGMAASPLHLALIYSALVNDGNMVQPYIKYDANPMVKYWKKNVISQEKADNIRKSLAQAEKSSKGRALAGKTGTALQKGSADAAKNQDTALCAMFYTDPAAENPLLVVAAAVDIEGRGGAGYLAEKIRAVF, from the coding sequence ATGAAAGCAGACGGTAAAAAAATCAAGATGGCTGTCGGTATAGCGGCGCTGGTGGTCATCGTCGCAGCGCTGGCCCTTGCGGCCTATCGTTCAGTCAACACGCCGGAGCGTGCTCTGGAACGGTACTTCAAGGCAGTAGAAGAGCGGGATTACGTCAAAATGTATCTGCTCATCAGTGATGATTCTAAAAAGCTCATCAGCCGGGAGGATTTTATCACGCGGAATAAAAATATCTATGAGGGCATTGAAGCCAGGGATTTGAAGCTGGAGGTCATGAGTGTTGAAAAAATTGATTCAAAACAGCAGCAGGCTTATTATAACCTGAAGATGGAAACTGTGGCCGGGGTGCTTGCCAACCCAGGCAATGTGAGGCTGAGGAAGGACACCTTCTTCGGAGAGTACCGGCTTGTCTGGAATTCAGCGGTCATTTTGCCGGGGCTTAGCGAGACCACCAAAGTAAGCGTTACCACAACGGCAGCAGAGCGGGGAAGTATTCTGGATAAGGACGGCAATATGCTGGCAGGACCCGGCACAGCCCCCTCGGTAGGCTTTGTCCCTGGAAAAATAAACGCAGAGACCAGGGCGGCAGATCTGGCGGCAGTGGCCGGAATTCTGGGGATTACCACAGAAGATATTGAGGATGCGCTGTCCGCTTCCTGGGTGACAGAGGAAATTTATGTTCCGGTAAAAACACTGCCAGAAATCGACGCGGGGCTGGAGGCGGCGCTTCTGCAGGTGCCGGGTGTAATGATTGGAGAAGCAGCGGTGCGCAGCTATCCCTATGGGGAAAAAGCTGCGCATCTGACAGGTTATATCGGCGCGATCACGGCTGAGGAGTTGGAAGCGCGTAAGGGTGAAGGAGACTACCGGGATACGAGCATTGTAGGCAAAAGCGGGCTTGAAAAGATTTTTGACCGTCAGCTGAGAGGAAAGGACGGAGGCGCCATCACCGTCAACGATACCAGCAGTGACGGGATTAAGACAAGCCGGGTTCTGTGTGAAAGCTCACCAGTAAAGGGATTTGATGTCCAGACGACCATCGATACCGGGCTTCAGACAGCCCTTTACGATCAGCTTGCCAGGGATAAAAGCGCCGCGGCCGCCATTGATCCGAAAAACGGCGCGGTGCTGGCCTTGGTCAGCACACCGTCCTATAATCCCAATGCTTTTATTCTTGGCATGAGTCATGCTGAAAAGGACAGCCTGAACAGCGATCCGGACAATCCGCTTCTTAACCGGTTTGTGAAAGTCTATGCGCCGGGTGAGCTTATCCAGCCAGCAACACTTGAGGCAGGCGTGAAAACCGGCGAGGAGTACGTCGAACAGCTCAAAAAGCTTGGCTTTGGAGAAGCACTGCCCTTTGATTTTACTATGGAAGTCTCCAAAATTTCAGAAAACGGTACAATTGACGGCGACCTGACGGCAGCGGGGAACGGCACAACGGGCATGGCCGCCAGTCCCCTGCATCTGGCGTTAATTTACTCTGCCCTTGTGAATGACGGTAATATGGTTCAACCCTATATCAAATATGATGCCAACCCGATGGTGAAGTACTGGAAAAAGAATGTGATTTCCCAGGAAAAGGCCGACAACATCAGAAAAAGCCTCGCGCAGGCAGAAAAAAGCTCAAAGGGAAGAGCCCTCGCGGGAAAAACAGGTACAGCGTTACAGAAAGGTTCAGCGGATGCCGCGAAAAATCAGGATACGGCTCTGTGCGCCATGTTTTATACAGACCCGGCAGCCGAGAATCCACTGCTGGTAGTCGCTGCGGCAGTGGATATTGAGGGCCGGGGCGGCGCCGGATATCTGGCAGAAAAGATACGCGCGGTTTTCTGA
- a CDS encoding ribulose-phosphate 3-epimerase encodes MALVSASILACDQTRIGEQIIKAEAAGIDYIHVDIMDGVYVENMTYGPQLIRDLKKISGLPISVHFEVCHPETFFPIFADCGADIVTFQLDACSNPLHLIQEIRKRGIKAGIGIGPTYGTERLAYLLPCIDWLIMMSAEPGYGGQPLNPCIYEKLREAQEIMVKTESRVPISVDGGVNGSNGQKLVEAGADVLIAGSYVFQDDAMAERVQNLKNL; translated from the coding sequence ATGGCATTAGTATCAGCTTCAATCCTGGCCTGTGACCAGACAAGGATTGGAGAACAGATCATCAAGGCTGAGGCGGCCGGCATTGACTACATACACGTCGACATCATGGACGGCGTGTATGTGGAGAACATGACCTATGGCCCCCAGCTGATCAGGGATTTAAAAAAGATTAGTGGGCTGCCCATATCTGTACATTTTGAGGTCTGCCACCCGGAAACTTTTTTTCCAATCTTTGCGGACTGTGGAGCAGATATCGTGACCTTTCAGCTGGATGCCTGCTCCAACCCACTGCATCTGATCCAGGAGATCCGGAAAAGGGGGATAAAAGCCGGTATCGGAATTGGGCCAACCTACGGCACAGAGCGGCTTGCCTATCTTTTGCCCTGTATTGACTGGCTGATTATGATGAGCGCGGAGCCAGGCTATGGCGGGCAGCCGCTGAACCCATGTATCTATGAAAAGCTGCGGGAGGCTCAGGAAATCATGGTAAAAACAGAAAGCCGCGTCCCCATAAGTGTGGACGGCGGTGTAAATGGCAGCAATGGTCAGAAACTGGTCGAGGCTGGGGCTGACGTACTGATTGCCGGCAGCTATGTATTCCAGGATGACGCGATGGCAGAGCGGGTGCAAAACCTGAAAAATTTATAA
- a CDS encoding sensor histidine kinase: MLIDIISTTLRVVVCCIVFAYCLFTPFKSRFRYNNLVTAVLAGLLTAITVVVIVLFLTSGKFLVEYSSFGIVLWIITAVVIFHIAIKGSFFEILFIVLMVLNLYVNIVAIAKVIVNSLSLNLPFSMVYALVVIGVLVVCFPLLWILMVRLYKQVVEFEGDFSFWKYIWVIPALIYMIFFVKIVGDYWKAHVPTNGVDITFTVLWAVTTYTFFLVTLLMLIQTYRGITAAQQTKLISSQLRMQEDQYQRMIENVENNARLRHDWRHHLLSIDSFLDNKDMEGLQHYMKALAPEYLAGEDISFCQNPVVNAILMHYYTVARAEGIEVTVKANVRESLDIPDTDLCIIFGNLVENAVEACAACEKNPRMIQIKADVEGRQLVLDIRNTYQKAVIFRDKQYYSTKHEGEGMGIASVKRIVEKNKGVMEIHYDKNDFTVQVMLKVV, encoded by the coding sequence ATGCTCATTGATATTATAAGCACAACGCTCCGGGTTGTCGTCTGTTGTATTGTCTTCGCCTACTGCCTGTTTACACCCTTCAAAAGCCGGTTTCGTTACAATAATCTTGTGACAGCGGTTTTAGCCGGGCTATTGACAGCCATTACGGTCGTGGTCATTGTTTTGTTTTTAACTTCCGGAAAGTTTTTAGTAGAGTACAGCAGCTTTGGGATTGTGCTGTGGATTATCACAGCGGTGGTTATTTTCCACATCGCTATTAAGGGCAGTTTTTTTGAGATATTGTTCATTGTTTTGATGGTTTTAAACCTGTATGTCAATATTGTCGCCATTGCCAAGGTGATTGTCAATTCCCTGAGTCTGAATCTGCCGTTTTCGATGGTGTATGCCCTTGTGGTGATCGGCGTGCTCGTTGTGTGCTTTCCGCTGCTTTGGATTTTGATGGTCCGGCTGTATAAACAGGTGGTTGAGTTTGAGGGTGATTTCAGCTTTTGGAAGTATATCTGGGTGATCCCGGCGTTGATTTATATGATTTTCTTTGTAAAGATTGTCGGAGATTACTGGAAAGCCCATGTGCCAACCAATGGCGTGGATATTACATTTACGGTTCTCTGGGCTGTTACTACCTACACTTTTTTTCTGGTGACCCTCCTGATGCTGATTCAGACCTACAGGGGAATAACGGCTGCACAGCAGACAAAGCTTATTTCATCTCAGCTGCGGATGCAGGAGGACCAGTATCAGCGGATGATTGAAAATGTGGAAAATAACGCCAGGCTCCGGCATGATTGGCGGCATCATCTGCTGTCCATCGACAGCTTTCTGGACAATAAGGATATGGAGGGGCTGCAGCATTACATGAAGGCCCTGGCTCCGGAATATTTGGCCGGTGAGGATATCTCCTTTTGCCAGAATCCGGTGGTTAACGCGATACTAATGCACTATTACACTGTGGCCAGGGCAGAAGGAATCGAGGTGACAGTAAAAGCCAACGTGCGGGAGTCGCTCGATATACCGGATACGGATTTGTGCATTATCTTTGGAAATCTTGTGGAAAATGCTGTAGAGGCATGTGCCGCCTGTGAAAAAAATCCCAGAATGATCCAGATCAAGGCGGATGTGGAGGGCCGCCAGTTGGTACTGGACATCCGGAATACCTATCAGAAAGCAGTGATTTTCAGAGATAAGCAGTATTATTCCACAAAGCACGAGGGCGAGGGTATGGGCATCGCATCGGTAAAAAGGATTGTGGAAAAAAATAAGGGAGTGATGGAAATCCACTATGATAAAAATGACTTTACAGTGCAGGTCATGCTAAAGGTGGTTTAA
- a CDS encoding FGGY-family carbohydrate kinase: MKQLDCVLGIDMGTGGARVGIFDLKGTPIVFCEEPYPLYTPASGRAEQNPDEWWAAICKASRRAIRESGIDPSCIKGMSVDTTCCTVLLSGEDMVPLRPAIMWMDIRASEQAKRMYETGHDALKYNGYGMVSAECLPAKALWLKENEPKLYHKATRFYECTDWLTYRLTGEYTASINCASSRWYYNSEEGGYPVDFYNTIGLEDLVEKLPPRVLAMGELVGGLTAAAAEELGLVAGIPVGEGGADAFVGVIGLNAVQPGKLTLITGSSHLHIAQVKEAIHSKGVWGSYPDAIVKGLQMVEGGQTSTGSIVNWLKEQLCGNLKVQAAEEGCSVYDILNREAEALPIGADGIIALDFFQGNRTPHVDPDVRGMFYGLSLGHTPAHMYRAVIESICYGTETIIDSFRQAGFSPDGIVVSGGAVKSRFWLQTHADVCNVPIIVTKVTEGPCLGSAILGAVAGGVYPDIQTAAESMTTVDYTVEPDQQRHDAYMFYYEKYKEFYALAKDWMHAVTTHK, from the coding sequence AATGGTGGGCAGCAATCTGTAAGGCATCACGCAGGGCCATCAGGGAAAGTGGTATTGATCCATCCTGTATCAAGGGGATGAGTGTGGATACCACCTGCTGTACGGTGCTTTTATCTGGAGAGGATATGGTACCCTTAAGACCGGCAATTATGTGGATGGATATCCGTGCTTCAGAGCAGGCAAAGCGCATGTACGAAACCGGTCATGATGCGCTGAAATATAATGGATACGGCATGGTTTCGGCTGAGTGTCTGCCGGCAAAAGCTCTCTGGCTGAAGGAAAACGAGCCGAAGCTGTACCACAAGGCTACGCGCTTCTATGAATGTACAGACTGGCTCACCTACCGTTTAACAGGCGAGTATACCGCCAGTATCAACTGTGCCTCCAGCCGTTGGTACTACAATTCGGAGGAGGGCGGCTATCCTGTTGACTTTTACAACACGATTGGGCTGGAAGATCTGGTGGAAAAGCTGCCGCCGCGTGTTCTGGCAATGGGAGAGCTGGTCGGCGGGCTGACTGCAGCCGCAGCCGAGGAGCTTGGTCTGGTGGCTGGCATTCCGGTGGGAGAAGGCGGTGCGGATGCCTTCGTCGGTGTCATCGGCCTCAATGCGGTTCAGCCTGGAAAGCTTACGCTCATCACAGGCTCGTCGCACCTGCACATTGCCCAGGTGAAGGAAGCCATCCACAGCAAGGGTGTCTGGGGCTCCTATCCTGACGCCATCGTCAAGGGACTTCAGATGGTCGAAGGGGGACAGACCTCGACCGGTTCCATTGTCAACTGGCTTAAGGAGCAGCTCTGCGGCAACCTGAAAGTACAAGCAGCAGAGGAAGGGTGCAGCGTTTATGATATTCTGAACCGTGAGGCGGAAGCTCTGCCCATTGGCGCAGATGGCATCATCGCGTTAGATTTCTTCCAGGGGAACCGCACGCCACATGTTGATCCGGATGTCCGCGGTATGTTTTACGGACTGTCTTTGGGACACACGCCAGCGCATATGTACCGCGCGGTCATTGAGAGCATTTGCTACGGTACGGAAACCATCATTGATTCCTTCCGTCAGGCAGGCTTTTCACCGGACGGCATTGTGGTTTCCGGCGGCGCGGTCAAGAGCCGGTTCTGGCTCCAGACCCATGCGGATGTCTGCAATGTTCCGATCATTGTTACAAAGGTAACAGAAGGCCCATGCCTTGGCTCAGCGATTCTCGGCGCTGTTGCTGGCGGCGTTTATCCAGATATCCAGACTGCCGCCGAGTCCATGACAACGGTTGATTATACCGTAGAGCCAGACCAGCAGCGCCATGACGCTTATATGTTCTATTATGAAAAATATAAGGAATTTTACGCTCTGGCTAAAGACTGGATGCACGCAGTCACCACACACAAATAA
- a CDS encoding triose-phosphate isomerase has translation MKRKIRAPFLIVNPKAYIYGEESVELARVCDQLSEEYDLDILFTAQHVDIQKVADATEHIVVTAQHMDGIVPGRGMGHILPEGLKAAGAQAVVLNHAEHPVTTAQLDKIIKRADELEIATIVCADSPEESKAVAQLKPDMMICEPTSLIGTGSTSSEDYIKATNDAVKSIDDTILIVQAAGVSTGDDVYRVVMEGAHGSGGTSGILNAPSRKGKIIEMLDALKKAQNELNRE, from the coding sequence ATGAAAAGAAAAATACGCGCGCCTTTTTTAATCGTCAATCCCAAGGCTTACATTTATGGAGAAGAATCTGTGGAGCTGGCGAGGGTCTGCGATCAGCTCTCTGAAGAATACGATCTGGATATTCTCTTTACCGCCCAGCATGTGGATATTCAGAAAGTCGCCGACGCCACAGAGCATATCGTCGTGACCGCCCAGCACATGGACGGCATTGTGCCGGGCCGGGGGATGGGCCACATTTTACCCGAAGGGCTTAAGGCCGCCGGCGCTCAGGCCGTTGTTTTAAACCATGCGGAGCACCCTGTAACCACCGCGCAGCTTGACAAAATCATCAAGCGCGCCGATGAGCTTGAGATCGCCACCATTGTGTGCGCCGATTCTCCGGAGGAATCAAAAGCTGTCGCACAGCTGAAACCAGATATGATGATCTGTGAACCGACCAGCCTGATCGGGACAGGCAGCACGAGCAGCGAGGATTATATTAAGGCGACAAATGACGCGGTGAAGTCCATTGACGATACAATTCTGATCGTTCAGGCTGCCGGAGTCAGCACCGGCGATGATGTTTACCGAGTAGTCATGGAAGGCGCCCATGGAAGCGGTGGCACCAGCGGTATTCTGAACGCGCCGAGCCGAAAGGGAAAGATTATAGAAATGCTGGACGCTTTGAAAAAAGCGCAGAATGAACTGAATAGAGAATAG
- a CDS encoding class II fructose-bisphosphate aldolase, whose protein sequence is MLVTSKEMFEKAREGGYAIPAPNFIDLESLRWHVETAEKLNVPLILPLAEAHIGENITLEDAALVGKKYAAAAKVPVALHLDHGTDPEIIKKAVDMGFTSVMIDASMESFEENVRRTKEIIAYAHARGAVVEAEIGHVGAGENYENHDESDSQYTTVKEARRFVEETGVDSLAISIGTAHGMYKGIPEINFDRLKEIAGAIDTPLVLHGGSSSGDENLNKCAVNGISKINIFSDLLAAAMKSLEEAPPKTYLDVKALSKKGMQDCLEHYYSVFETKPID, encoded by the coding sequence ATGTTAGTCACATCAAAAGAAATGTTTGAAAAAGCGCGGGAAGGCGGATACGCTATACCAGCTCCGAATTTTATTGATCTGGAATCTCTGCGCTGGCATGTGGAGACAGCGGAAAAGCTGAATGTACCGTTGATTCTGCCGCTGGCAGAGGCGCATATCGGGGAAAATATAACCCTTGAAGATGCAGCGCTTGTGGGAAAAAAATACGCGGCAGCGGCAAAGGTGCCGGTTGCGCTGCACCTGGATCATGGGACCGATCCCGAGATCATTAAAAAGGCAGTGGATATGGGCTTCACCTCAGTAATGATCGATGCGTCTATGGAATCCTTTGAGGAAAATGTCCGCAGAACAAAGGAAATTATCGCCTATGCCCACGCGCGGGGCGCGGTGGTTGAGGCGGAGATCGGCCATGTGGGCGCTGGTGAGAATTACGAAAATCACGATGAGTCCGATTCGCAGTACACCACTGTGAAGGAAGCCAGACGTTTTGTGGAGGAAACTGGTGTCGATTCTCTGGCCATCTCCATCGGGACAGCCCACGGTATGTACAAGGGCATTCCGGAAATCAATTTTGACCGCTTGAAGGAAATCGCCGGGGCCATCGACACACCGTTGGTGCTGCACGGAGGTTCTTCCTCAGGGGACGAAAACCTCAACAAATGTGCGGTAAATGGTATTTCCAAGATCAATATTTTCTCGGATCTGCTGGCTGCGGCCATGAAATCACTGGAAGAAGCACCGCCGAAAACCTACCTTGATGTGAAGGCATTATCAAAGAAGGGCATGCAGGACTGCCTGGAGCACTACTATTCTGTCTTTGAGACTAAACCAATTGACTGA
- a CDS encoding AraC family transcriptional regulator has translation MDWTERLNKIIEYIESSLQLGHEELDQKKIEQLACCSYSLFQRVFSYMNSITLAEYIRSRKLTLAGYDFKSTEIKVLDASVKYGYDSPTAFTRAFQSFHGMTPTEARKESAVLKVYPRMNFVEDNDIKWRVEHKEGFRLLGVRRSISCINGENFRAIPAFWNEVMQNGRLAQIISYTESHKPSGTFGVFGNYQDGRMDYYIAGVTDRPAGRGLEAIEIPPAAWAVFECVGPMPGAIQKGWRFLNEEWVIKYPFDHADCPEIEWYSAGNSFAEDYKSEIWIPIL, from the coding sequence ATGGATTGGACAGAACGCTTAAACAAAATTATTGAATATATTGAGAGCAGCCTGCAGCTGGGCCACGAGGAGCTTGACCAGAAAAAAATTGAGCAGCTGGCCTGCTGCTCCTACTCGCTTTTTCAACGGGTTTTCAGCTACATGAACAGCATTACGCTGGCGGAATATATCCGCAGCCGCAAGCTTACTCTGGCAGGATATGATTTTAAAAGCACAGAGATTAAGGTGCTGGACGCCAGCGTAAAATACGGCTATGATTCGCCGACAGCTTTTACCCGGGCCTTTCAGTCCTTTCACGGCATGACGCCCACAGAGGCCAGAAAGGAGAGCGCTGTTTTAAAGGTGTACCCACGGATGAACTTTGTCGAGGATAATGATATTAAATGGCGGGTCGAGCATAAGGAAGGCTTCCGGCTTTTGGGTGTCAGGCGTTCCATCAGCTGCATAAATGGTGAGAATTTCAGGGCAATTCCAGCTTTCTGGAATGAGGTCATGCAGAATGGCAGGCTGGCGCAGATCATTTCTTATACAGAGTCCCATAAGCCCTCGGGCACTTTTGGCGTGTTTGGAAATTATCAGGATGGGAGAATGGACTATTATATTGCCGGGGTTACCGACAGGCCCGCGGGAAGAGGGCTTGAGGCCATTGAGATTCCGCCGGCGGCCTGGGCTGTTTTTGAGTGTGTCGGCCCGATGCCGGGCGCTATCCAGAAGGGCTGGAGATTTTTAAATGAGGAGTGGGTTATCAAGTATCCCTTTGACCATGCAGACTGCCCGGAAATAGAGTGGTATTCGGCGGGTAACAGCTTTGCGGAGGATTATAAAAGTGAAATATGGATACCAATTTTATAA
- a CDS encoding YjbQ family protein, producing the protein MTVYKEQISVESHGNTPTYINITPQVREAIAKSGIKNGTCTVISPHTTCAVFFEEFVHDYTEDGDEYLQADLNDVLEKIIPNQVSWEQYRYPGEKHFEEVEKWPNIESYLPGGDRTAIWNCDAHIKATLIGASEVFDVDDGALGVGKTGYIYFADFDRARPRVRQCKIVVMGE; encoded by the coding sequence ATGACTGTATATAAAGAACAAATTAGCGTAGAATCTCATGGAAATACCCCAACCTATATCAATATTACACCGCAGGTCCGCGAAGCCATTGCTAAAAGCGGCATTAAAAACGGCACTTGCACTGTAATTTCACCCCACACTACCTGTGCGGTCTTCTTTGAAGAATTTGTGCACGATTATACTGAGGATGGAGATGAGTATCTTCAGGCTGATCTCAACGATGTTCTGGAAAAAATTATTCCAAATCAGGTAAGCTGGGAGCAGTACCGCTATCCCGGAGAAAAGCATTTTGAGGAGGTTGAAAAATGGCCGAACATCGAGTCCTACCTTCCGGGCGGTGACCGGACCGCAATCTGGAACTGTGACGCTCACATTAAAGCCACTTTGATCGGCGCAAGCGAGGTGTTCGACGTGGATGACGGAGCGCTGGGCGTTGGAAAAACAGGCTATATCTATTTTGCGGATTTTGACCGTGCCCGCCCGCGGGTACGCCAGTGCAAAATTGTGGTGATGGGGGAATAG